The stretch of DNA AACCCCTAATGGGTCTCCTAGTAGTGATCCTAATGATCCAAAATTTACTCAATCTATGTTAAAGTCTTTGATAGAAAATAATGATTTCTATTCCAAAGAATGCAATCCGCATATTGAATcattaattgattgattgattaGTAGTATTGTTGGAGAGTATTTTTGTTCACTTCCTTTCTCAACATATTGTTGATTTTGTTGGtgcattgttttgttgtgttgtgCTTGTTTGAGGATATTCTTTGTTACATGGTGATGGAATTTTTCTGAATTGTTGACTTTGTTCTGTGCTGCCTCATTTTTAAATTCGATAGCATTATAGTTTGGAACAAATTGCGGGGCCCTTGATTGGAATTGGATGTTCAATGAAAATGGTAGAGTTTAGTGGTCAGAACAGCACGGGAACATGTAAGTGAACTCGGTGAGGTTATTTTGTTGTCATTTTCGTTTTGAGCGACATGGTTCATTAAGCTGTGAAAAGTGCACTTGCGTTGCAGTCACTGAGTGGTTACAGATTCATGATTTAGTACAGATTTTTATACATTGGAAAAATGAAAGGGTTTTATAGATAATAGAGGGCTGCTTTATCAGCTGCTGGTGTGAAAGAGGTTGATGAAAACTGGATTCCTTGACATTCAGGAACCTCTAATTGTCCTCAACCGAGAAGTGGTGTACTTTGTACatattaaaagtgattttttatttaacccTGCTATATTCATATTCTCCTTTTTAGCTGTTAGAAATTTTTGATTGGTATACTCATGTACACATCTTTTTCATTCATCCTGTCAGTGGTTTTAAGTGATATAAATAGCAACTAAAATACAAGTTTTCTTACCGTAGTTCAGTTGGATTATGATTGACATAATCTGATTCTTGTATAGAAGTGTATGATGATATTTGGCAATGCCTCGCAtacttttattttcataaatttgaaAAGGTTTAAAGAACTTTGggaaacaaattttttgaagCCATTCTGTATTGCAAAGTTTTCTGATTAGTGGGTTCAATTCAcatggttttaaaaaataaacatcgTTTTTGACATAGGGAAACCGTTTTCTTTTGACTGTGTAGCAGAAGTAGAGGTTTGTGAGGCTTTCTGCTTGTGATCTAGTTAGTGTACGAATAGTAAATTCAAGATACACATATTACCATAGTAAAGTATTCCTCTGACCTATAGAAATGCTAAAGATTCTTGAAAAGGCTTTTTGCAATTTAATTTGGAAAGCATTTGAAGGCACTTCATGCTTCCCTCTATGATGTTTGTCTTGATCATTTAAGAtagatattttctattcaaAATTATCAGTTTTTTGTGCTGTAAATAATTTCATGGGTTTGCAAACTTTGTTGCTCGCGTTTCTGAGTTCGATGGCTGTTGATGTGCAGTGTTTGGCCAAATGTCTTTTGCGGCTGTCCCTTTGTTTACATTACTAAGAGGACTTCTGTGTGTGCTGTTATTCTTTCTCttgtaaatgaaataaattctAGATGAGTGAGCAAGAAAACCAGGGGGAGCTGTGGGTGGAAAAAGAAAGAGATGAGTTTGTTTGCTGATACCTGGATCTACTTGAGAAATGTAATATTCATAGAATGGTCAGCGAAAGTTGTTTGATTTCCCTTTGTAATATTTGTTTCTGGCATACTATATTCttcactattattattattgaaaaaatattcatcattaATTCATAGGTTACTGCCCCTGCCCCCATAACAGTATTTTTTGTTCTCTTGGTGTGATTGACCCTAGCATTTATAGTTATATATACTATGATGAGTCGATCACTCAGTTCTTATATTCTCGGACAAAGCTTTGCAACTTTCACTAACAGATAAAAATAATGGTATTGGTATCCCTATCCCATTTGTAAGGAATTTATACTTTGTATCAGATTCATTTATCCCCAAAGCTTTTTACTTTTGATTAGGAATAGGGGAATCCCAAAAGAAAAAGCTTTTTATTCCAGTAGATGATTGCCAAGCTGGAATACATTGCTCTAAAATTAAGTAGATAATTAAAAGTCAGCATGTAAAATTTGCAAGATTTTTTGTCAATATAATATGCAGTTTTTATGGCGTTTTAGTAGGGATATGTGTCTCTGATGGTATTACACATATCCCTACTAAAACACTTTCTTTTGTGTGTGTGGACAACCAAAGGTTCTACTGAAACACTTGTTTTTTAACATTCATGGGGTTCGAAAATCAATAGTCATTTATCAGGTTGTGTTTATTTGACTAGAACCTTTGTAATTTAAAAGCTTGATACTCGTGAGTACCACTTTATGAGAGCAACCCGACGTGTACATTACGCTATCTTGACTAAACCAGCTTCTGATAAAGAGATACACTAAGCTGATAAGACAAAACCAAGTAATTTTATACTGAAAAAGCCACATGTTTTCTATTTATCAGAAACTAATCCATTCTTAAACATGTATAATATGTAATAATACAATTCAATGGTTgaattgtatatatatacaagCAACAGAGAATGTGTCCtatgaaattattatttattaatattattatttggcATGCACATGCAGTCCTAACTGCTGAGTTCTGAGATATATTTGGTTGCTTCAAGTGTCAGTCACAATTTCCTTGCAAGGTGAGTTTCTCTTTCTGCATTCTCCTTGTCCTAAATTCAGCTGATGCTTGCTTCTTCTGCTTAGGTTGGTTCATATCATCCCTTATACTCAtgagttttgtttcttttaaaaagTTTCTGATGTATATACTATGTACTCCTTTAGGAAAGTAAATTCTTCTTTTCTATACACAAAACCGTTCTTGAAATTAAGGTgggaaaaatcaaataaaacaacaacTAAGTTCTGTGCTGAAACATGAATGGTTCAATGCATACCGCATGCAACAACAGAGAACTGCAGCATATTGAACTACTCATAAGGAGTGTATTGTtagcattcttctttttcttgttattattattttaacttaaGGAGGATATAGTAGTTTACTAGGATGTAATTGGATCGTTAATTATCATTATTTACTGAAGCATTTCAAAACTTGTCACCTTGAAATGAAAAGTGTTGGAAAAAACTctgttgtttctttttttatttatttgttacagTGATGCAGAGTGATATCATTCATTTAGTCTTTAGGGCTTGTTTGTACTAGcttatttgagcttatctaCTGGCACAAACATTTGTGAGACTGGGAGAATTGGTGGAAACAACTTAAGACATGTCGATAAGCAATTTTCATAAGCTCTTCAAGATAGCTTAAGAAAATAGCCTATTGCTTATATGAAAAcagtttaactttattttatcatttacatGATACACGTTTATGCTATAAGCACTTAATTAAGATGTTTATCCAAAAAGAGTAGCTTGAAGATTCTCTTCTTCACTGTATGACTTTTCATATTTCTATGATTCTTCGATGTGCAGTTCAGGTGATAATGTCCTCGTCAAGACCTAGCCAATCAGTCAGCAATAATTCAGGTAGATTAAGACACAGTGCTGGGACTATTCCTCAGACCACTGCAGATGCAAAACTCCATGCAACTTTTGAGGAGTCTGGTAGTTCCTTTGACTACTCCAATTCAATGCGATTTTCTCATGGTACAAACACAGCTACTGCAGACCACCAACCAAGTTCTGACAGAGTAACAACAGCTTACCTCCATCAGATACAGAAAGAGAAGCTGATTCAGTCTTTTGGTTGTTTGCTAGCATTAGATCCGAAAACATGTAAGGTCATTGCATACAGTGAGAATGCACCTGAAATGCTGGGTATGGCAGGTGTTGATGGCCACCCTTCCCTTGGCATTGACACTGACATAAGATCTATTTTCACTGACCCAAGTGCTTCTTCATTTCGGAAGGCACTAGGATGTGTGGATGTTTCATTTCTTAATCCCATACTAGTCCATTGCAAGACCTCAAGGAAGTCCTTCTACGCAATTATCCATTGTGTGAATGGTAGTTTGATCGTTGATTTTGAGCCAATCGGGCCTCATGAAGTTACCATGACTGCAGCAGGTGCCTTGCAATCTTACAAGCTTGCAGCAAAATCGATAACTCGGCTTCAATCTTTGCCTAGTGGAAGCATGGAAGCACTATGTGATGCAATGGTTCAAGAAGTTTTTGAACTCACAGGTTATGATAGAGTGATGGCTTATAAATTTCATGAAGATGATCACGGAGAAGTGGTTGCTGAGGTCACAAAGCCAGGCCTAGAGCCATATCTTGGTTTGCACTATCCAGCCACTGATATTCCTCAGGCTACACGCTTTTCGTTCATGAGGAACAAGGTCCGAATGATAGTTGATTGTCGCGCAAGGCATGTGAAGGtgcttcaagaaaaaaataatctatttgatttaaatttgtgTACATCAACCTTAAGGGCTCCTCACAGTTGCCATTTGCAATACATGGAGAACATGAATACTAGTGCTTCCTTGGTTATGGCAGTTGTAATCAATGACAGCAATGAAGATGAGGATGGCTCTGATGATGTTCATCCTCAGAAGAGAAAGAGACTATGGGGTTTAATTGTTTCCCATCACATTACTCCCAGGTTTGTTCCCTTCCCTATTAGGTATGCTTGTGAGTTTATAGCTCAAGTATTTGCCATCCACGTGAACAAAGAGATAGAGTTGGAATATCAGATTATTGAGAAGAACATTCTACGCACTCAAACACTCTTGTGTGATTTGCTGATGCGTGATGCGCCCATAGGTATTGTGTCAAAGAGTCCTAATATAATGGACCTTGTGAAATGTGATGGAGCAGCCCTCTTGTATAAGAACAAGGTATGGAGATTAGGCGTGACACCAAGTGAATCACAGATACGCGATATTGCTTTATGGATCTCTGAGTGCCATATGGATTCGACCGGTTTGAGTACAGATAGCTTGTCTGATGCAGGGTTTCCAGGGGCTGCTAAACTTGGTGATACTGTTTGTGGAGTGGCAGCTGTAAGAATAGTTTCCAAAGATATAGTTTTCTGGTTTCGGTCACACACTGCTGTTGATATCCGATGGGGTGGTGCAAAGGATGAACCTAGTGAAAGAGGTGATGGTAGGAGGATGCATCCAAGAGCATCATTTGAGACTTTCCTTGAAGTTGTGAAGACAAGGAGTTTACCATGGAAGGACTATGAAATGGATGCTATTCATTCATTACAGCTAATACTGAGAAATGCATTCAAAAATACAGACTGTATGGATATAAGCACAAATGCTATCAATACAAGACTAAGTGATTTGAATATTGAGGGGATGCAAGAACTGGAGGCAGTGACAAGTGAGATGGTTAGGTTAGTTGAAACAGCAACTGTGCCAATTTTGGCAGTTGATGTAGATGGTGTTGTCAATGGATGGAATAAAAAGATTTCTGAATTGACAGGTCTTCCAGTTGAGGAGGCTATTGGGAAGCATTTACTTGCGCTTGTTGAGGACTTTTCAATAGACAGAGTCAAGAAGATGTTGGACATGGCATTGCAGGGTAAGTATTTAGATATGAACATGTCATCCCTATAGTTATGCATGAATATTGCATTAATGAAGAATTATATACAAGAATGATAATATGTCATGCTTCCATATTTTCTCATTTTGTTACTCAAAAAGACTAGGGAAAAAATGAAATACTACAAAAGAATGTTAGGCTTAAATGCAGTTATGGTCCATCTATTTTGTTTCATTCACGATTTTGGGCCCCCTGTATTCTATTTCTAAATTCATGATTTTTGTCCCGCAATTTTTGAaaaggttaaataagttttttggccctataaaattttaaatttttgtttttagtctctgtaaacaaatttttttagtcCTTAACAAAATTATTCTGCAAGTAGTTTTAGTCCCTGCTAGAACATCAacgtatattttttaatgatatttttgcaGACATGTTTACAacattataaaaactaaaacaaagaCTCAGACTCAGActcttaatattattttgacgCTGTAAATTGGGTACACACActaattcatttaaataaacTATTGTAAAGATTATGGGCTTGGTTGATCACCCGAATAcaactattataaataaatacaaaaaaacatTGTTTACAACACTTACAACTAATTTCCATTTCATCAAAATATACATTAATCAATATCACAAAAGCAATCACATCTGATCTAAAACATTATCTAGGTGGATTCTCACTTAATTTCTATGTCATAAACTCAATTGTTACATAAGCATCTCATTTGCCAAATCATAGAAAAGCAACCCCAAATACATATGtgagaaaaatgtcaaacatttaaaaaaattgagggacCAAATTCATGGATTTAAAAATGGGGGGACCAAAATTTGTAAGTGAGACAAAATAGGGGATTGGAACTGCATTTAAGCGAAAATATTATATCCCAGTTTTCCATATTTCTGAGTAACTGATTTGTTCTCCTACTATGTAAATAGGTGAAGAAGAGAAGAATGTCCAATTTGAGCTCAAAACATATAATTTGAAGATTGATTCTGATCCTATATGCTTGGTAGTTAATGCTTGTACAAGCAGAGATGTTCATGATAATGTGGTGGGGGTTTGTTTTATGGCTCAGGATATAACTGGTCAGAAGGCAGTCATGGACAAATTCACTCGAATTGAAGGTGATTACAAGGCAATTGTACAGAATCCAAATCCATTGATGCCACCAATATTTGGCACAGATGAATTTGGCTGGTGTTGTGAGTGGAATTCAGCTATGACAAAATTAACCGGGTGGAAACGAGACGAAGTAATGAATAAAATGCTTTTAGGGGAAGTTTTTGGCACCAAAACAGCTTCTTGTTGCCGTCTAAAGAATCATGAAGCCGCGGTTAATTTTAGCATTGTACTTCATAAAACCATGACAGGTTTGGAAAATGAGAAGGTTGCTTTCGGTTTCTTTACTCGAAATGGAATGTATGTAGAATGCATACTTTCCGTGAGTTCAAAATTGGACATAGAAGGTGTAGTTACTGGCGGTGTCTTCTGCTTCTTGCAGCTAGCTAGTCCAGAGCTGCAACAAGCATTACATATTCAGCACATCTCTGAACAAAATGCCTCAAAGAGACTAAAAGCTTTAACTTATATGAAAAGGCAAATCCGAAATCCGTTACGTGGGATTGTGTTCTCAAGGAAATTGTTAGAGGATACTGAGCTGGGAACTGATCAAAAACAAATTTTGCATACTGGTACTCGGTGCGAACGCCAGCTTAGCAAAGTTCTAGATGACTCAGATCTTGACAGTATAATTGATGGGTATGATGATATCTATGAATATTGTGCTACTAATTATTCTCCTTGCCATTTGTGTGATTGTTAATGATTTAGCAGTAAGATCTGCAATTTCAATTAAATCATATAGGTTCCTCCTATTTAAATACATGAGGGACACCTAAAGTTAACGTAATATTGAATATTCTCtagaaattataaatatttaagctGATGGTTATTTTGGTCAAGAAAAATTTTAAGTATACTTTTGCAATTAGTACAATCTGACTTCTTTTTGTGTGCTCTTATCAAGCGAAATAAGGATCATGATTTTAGGAATCAGATTCTTAAACTAACAAAATTTTCTATAAAAGCATAGACATGTATGTACTAGCTACCTTTCTGTTTAGCATAATTCTGATTTAGTTTATAACTTGTATATGCCATTCCCGTATGTTCAACAGCTACTTAGATTTGGAAATGGTTAAATTCACTCTGCATGAAGTTTTGGGTGCATCCCTAAGTCAAGTCATGGCAAGGAGTAAAAATGCAAAGGGTATCCAAGTAGTCTATGATGTTGCTGAGCAGATTATGGCAGAAACCTTATATGGTGATAGTCTTAGGCTTCAGCAGGTCTTAGCTGACTTTTTATTGATTTCCTTGAATTTTACCCCAACTGGAGGTCAGGTTGTTGTAGCTGCATTTTTGACCAAACATCAATTGGGGAAATTAGTCCATCTAGCTAATTTGGAGCTCAGGTAACTAGCTAATCCAGACTCAAATGggcatttaaaagaaaaaaaattacttacagTTTCTTGTGTGCTGTTTTTAATGTTCTCCGATCACAATTTTAGCACATAGGCTTTGTTAGGTAACGCCAAATCGCTAGCTTATAGCGTCTAAGCTTGTATGATCAAAGTAGAGGTGTTTGTCAACAATCTTCTCTTACAAGCATACAGTGTTTTCTGAGACGCTGTTTCAATAGCGTTTGAACTTATATCATATTTTCTCATGATTTTATCCTCGTTatcttaattgaaaaaaatatttaaaattagttaaaaattgCTAATTTTACAAAACACTTTAAATTCAATCTGCTAGTTTATCCTGTATCCACTATAAGCTCATCATGGATCAACTAGTTTATCCAACATTAGCTAATTTTACCAAACAAAGCAATAGGTTATGTATCCAATAGTATAAATagaatcattttatatttgaattcaacTAAAACCTTAATGCATGTGATGTTAGTTTGTAATTCAAACATATTGGTTAagtatttgtattttgttctaACTAACTATCTTAGTTAGTTATAAATTGTTACAATTGACACTTAGAAATGCTTTGTATAAATAAGTGAGGCCAAAAATAAGATAAGTAGTGTTTGAGATCATTCTTCCCTCTGTAGTGAACATTCTCATCTTTTACGGTACATTCTCATCTCTTCTACCAAAGTGTGTGTGCGCTCTAACACATGACCCATGTTATAATTAGTGACCAACAGAAACAACACACACAGAATATCGTAAGTTTTTTTCCATTTAAAACTATCCTGTTGCAGAATAACACATACGTGATTATAAATTCTTTGGTTTTGTTATTTTTGCAGAATAACACATGATGGTTTAGGGGTACCAGAAGCGTTGCTGAACCAGATGTTTGGAGTTGATAGACAAGAATCCGAGGAGGGTATTAGCCTGCTCATCAGCAGAAAGCTACTAAAGCTTATGAATGGAGACGTGCTTTATGTTAGGGAAGAAGGAAAATCATCTTTCATCATATCTCTTGAACTTGCCTTGGCCCAATAATGAGAGGGCTTAAACTCCAATAATTTGGTATAAAAGTAAAAAGTCAGATATTGGATTTGCAGATTGCAGGTTCGATCTCCGCTAGTATCATTAGAGAGAGGCAAATGTAAATCTTTGTAAATGTTTAGTGAATCCAAATGTCTTCTTTACCTTGCACTATCTCTTCCCTCTAAATTtatctcataaaaaaataaataatgagggtttaatattttggaaataaaaTTATACTCTATGGTCTAGACTTTTTGGATTTGGATCGTCTGCAAGTAAGCTAGCACACATTCACGAAGTCTCTAAATTATGAATCATTAAGTGTATCAATTTGAGAACTTTGATTATTTGCtgtaaaaagaaacataataaTTAAGAACATGATTAATGACATCATTTTATTTTCGACCTTGATAGTTCTGTCATTATATGCATTCTTTTTAGACTTAGATAATAGCAAAAATAACTAAGTTTacactaattaaaaatatttattacctttttttatgtaataaaaaaatgtttgaatttCTTATACTaccttttctttaattttctatgtaGGATGTGTTAGCaatgataatattaaaatattgtaaGAGCAGTTTATTTTTGACTGAAATATTGTAACATTGAGTAGAATATGTCAATGTTATGGTTCAACAAACCTTGTGTTTTTTATCCATATATACCAAAGCGGCCctatattattgaaaataaatctAGCTGATATGCATACACCAGAACTACATTAATTTGAGTAGGTAACTGACacttattagtattttatactTTAATTTGCACCATTCTAAAAGGCCAGTAATTGCTATTTTCTATGcatgtatataatttaaaaaattgtatttggcCCATACTTAGGTTGCCAGCTTTGTTGCCCTTCCGGTATGGCTGTGTGCCATATTTTATGTGCTGATGCTATATAAAATATAGGATTAGGTAGTAAAACAATCCACATACTAACTAACAATTAGTTTAATCAATCAGTGGCTTACTGAGTAGTGATTAACAAAATAACAAGCACACAGGGatctttcaaatttcaattagGAGCATTCTTTGGTACCATTACAAAATGGTGAGTACCTGTATCCATTAggtaaaattaatacaaaatttaaagaatttaatgAACATACACTTATCAGcataaaaaagttttatactGAATGCCTACACAAAGTGTTAAttgtgtaattattttattactcaatatatatatatatatatatatgtgatgagattattttaaatgattggTTGAAAGTTAGTATACCTAACAAAATTCTAGAGTACCAATGGCGTCTTTCAATTATCCAAGGAAAATGAATATTGGACATGCctcatttgttttaattattaaactTCCTTTAAAAGTAAGTTCCAAACACAAATTGTAAATCaacagataaaaataaaaacagagggtaaaaaaaaaaaaaaactaataaccATCACATCCTTAATCCTACTAGTTCTTGGGTGCAAGCTTAGACTTAATTTTCTGAACCTCCTTGGTACCAATTTGGAATGCTTTAGTCAAAACATTATCTGGAACAGGTGGTGTGGCTGCAAACAAAGTAAGAGGAATAGACACTGTCCCAGGCAATTGACTATTAAATGCTGCAATGACTGAAGCAGGTTCCAAACCATTGTTCTTTTGGAAATGAACTAAGCCTTTAGGGAACACAAATATATCACCTTTGTATATAGTCTTTGATATTAACACATTTGCTGTTGTTATGAACCCAACATCTAATTGACCTTCAAGTACAAACACAATCTCTGTGGCACGTGGGTGTGTGTGAGGTGGATTGAGTCCACCTGGAGCATAGTCAATGCGTGACATTGAAACACCAAGGGTGTTCAGTCCTGGGATTTTCTCAACGTTGGCTCCTGTTACTAGGGAACCAAATGTGTTGTTTGTTGCACCTTGTTTGGATAGTATGCTCGACGAGAAATCTGTTGCATTTATATTGGATGCCAATTTGCATGTGAATCCATTCACCTTAACCgctgttaattaattattaccaCCGTCACAACacttttctttaaaattatactttGAAGTTTTTACAAATTCACAATCTACAGTTGATTTAAACATACACATATATATCATTGACTAATTACTTTATGacataaatataattcatttgCCAATCATGCTACAAATAGTAGTAATATGCAATGACTTATTGTGTTTGCAAAAAGTACTTAATCAATttcaattgagaaaaaaaaggacaatatttgttttgtagTGTTTTATTCTATATCTATACTAATAATTTAGACATATTCAATGtctttttttcatttcttttcgTAAGTAACCATTTTTTCAGAATTAAATGGACCTTAAGTCTACTAAAAATTGTTGAATTAACATCTTTAATTTAAGTTAAAACTAGTAACA from Cicer arietinum cultivar CDC Frontier isolate Library 1 chromosome 3, Cicar.CDCFrontier_v2.0, whole genome shotgun sequence encodes:
- the LOC101496082 gene encoding phytochrome A-2-like isoform X2, with protein sequence MSSSRPSQSVSNNSGRLRHSAGTIPQTTADAKLHATFEESGSSFDYSNSMRFSHGTNTATADHQPSSDRVTTAYLHQIQKEKLIQSFGCLLALDPKTCKVIAYSENAPEMLGMAGVDGHPSLGIDTDIRSIFTDPSASSFRKALGCVDVSFLNPILVHCKTSRKSFYAIIHCVNGSLIVDFEPIGPHEVTMTAAGALQSYKLAAKSITRLQSLPSGSMEALCDAMVQEVFELTGYDRVMAYKFHEDDHGEVVAEVTKPGLEPYLGLHYPATDIPQATRFSFMRNKVRMIVDCRARHVKVLQEKNNLFDLNLCTSTLRAPHSCHLQYMENMNTSASLVMAVVINDSNEDEDGSDDVHPQKRKRLWGLIVSHHITPRFVPFPIRYACEFIAQVFAIHVNKEIELEYQIIEKNILRTQTLLCDLLMRDAPIGIVSKSPNIMDLVKCDGAALLYKNKVWRLGVTPSESQIRDIALWISECHMDSTGLSTDSLSDAGFPGAAKLGDTVCGVAAVRIVSKDIVFWFRSHTAVDIRWGGAKDEPSERGDGRRMHPRASFETFLEVVKTRSLPWKDYEMDAIHSLQLILRNAFKNTDCMDISTNAINTRLSDLNIEGMQELEAVTSEMVRLVETATVPILAVDVDGVVNGWNKKISELTGLPVEEAIGKHLLALVEDFSIDRVKKMLDMALQGEEEKNVQFELKTYNLKIDSDPICLVVNACTSRDVHDNVVGVCFMAQDITGQKAVMDKFTRIEGDYKAIVQNPNPLMPPIFGTDEFGWCCEWNSAMTKLTGWKRDEVMNKMLLGEVFGTKTASCCRLKNHEAAVNFSIVLHKTMTGLENEKVAFGFFTRNGMYVECILSVSSKLDIEGVVTGGVFCFLQLASPELQQALHIQHISEQNASKRLKALTYMKRQIRNPLRGIVFSRKLLEDTELGTDQKQILHTGTRCERQLSKVLDDSDLDSIIDGYLDLEMVKFTLHEVLGASLSQVMARSKNAKGIQVVYDVAEQIMAETLYGDSLRLQQVLADFLLISLNFTPTGGQVVVAAFLTKHQLGKLVHLANLELRITHDGLGVPEALLNQMFGVDRQESEEGISLLISRKLLKLMNGDVLYVREEGKSSFIISLELALAQ
- the LOC101496082 gene encoding phytochrome A-2-like isoform X1 → MKKISQTVIATVTKEEVVTEMTTKTKKKKQRFGFGKKLVLHQFTKAKNQFRRIRSKKSLLSSSSSSSLSTASSSRNVNTSNNNRVQVIMSSSRPSQSVSNNSGRLRHSAGTIPQTTADAKLHATFEESGSSFDYSNSMRFSHGTNTATADHQPSSDRVTTAYLHQIQKEKLIQSFGCLLALDPKTCKVIAYSENAPEMLGMAGVDGHPSLGIDTDIRSIFTDPSASSFRKALGCVDVSFLNPILVHCKTSRKSFYAIIHCVNGSLIVDFEPIGPHEVTMTAAGALQSYKLAAKSITRLQSLPSGSMEALCDAMVQEVFELTGYDRVMAYKFHEDDHGEVVAEVTKPGLEPYLGLHYPATDIPQATRFSFMRNKVRMIVDCRARHVKVLQEKNNLFDLNLCTSTLRAPHSCHLQYMENMNTSASLVMAVVINDSNEDEDGSDDVHPQKRKRLWGLIVSHHITPRFVPFPIRYACEFIAQVFAIHVNKEIELEYQIIEKNILRTQTLLCDLLMRDAPIGIVSKSPNIMDLVKCDGAALLYKNKVWRLGVTPSESQIRDIALWISECHMDSTGLSTDSLSDAGFPGAAKLGDTVCGVAAVRIVSKDIVFWFRSHTAVDIRWGGAKDEPSERGDGRRMHPRASFETFLEVVKTRSLPWKDYEMDAIHSLQLILRNAFKNTDCMDISTNAINTRLSDLNIEGMQELEAVTSEMVRLVETATVPILAVDVDGVVNGWNKKISELTGLPVEEAIGKHLLALVEDFSIDRVKKMLDMALQGEEEKNVQFELKTYNLKIDSDPICLVVNACTSRDVHDNVVGVCFMAQDITGQKAVMDKFTRIEGDYKAIVQNPNPLMPPIFGTDEFGWCCEWNSAMTKLTGWKRDEVMNKMLLGEVFGTKTASCCRLKNHEAAVNFSIVLHKTMTGLENEKVAFGFFTRNGMYVECILSVSSKLDIEGVVTGGVFCFLQLASPELQQALHIQHISEQNASKRLKALTYMKRQIRNPLRGIVFSRKLLEDTELGTDQKQILHTGTRCERQLSKVLDDSDLDSIIDGYLDLEMVKFTLHEVLGASLSQVMARSKNAKGIQVVYDVAEQIMAETLYGDSLRLQQVLADFLLISLNFTPTGGQVVVAAFLTKHQLGKLVHLANLELRITHDGLGVPEALLNQMFGVDRQESEEGISLLISRKLLKLMNGDVLYVREEGKSSFIISLELALAQ
- the LOC101496626 gene encoding rhicadhesin receptor-like; amino-acid sequence: MKMMKLTVVLLVVLTTTTTTATASDPDPLQDLCVADLSSAVKVNGFTCKLASNINATDFSSSILSKQGATNNTFGSLVTGANVEKIPGLNTLGVSMSRIDYAPGGLNPPHTHPRATEIVFVLEGQLDVGFITTANVLISKTIYKGDIFVFPKGLVHFQKNNGLEPASVIAAFNSQLPGTVSIPLTLFAATPPVPDNVLTKAFQIGTKEVQKIKSKLAPKN